Proteins from a single region of Acidianus ambivalens:
- a CDS encoding V1/V3 family capsid protein: MEEINMKEIIFLAIFIIVGIVLFQPIVSYVTYLTNPGSYTTYVTTSGTLTETTSSFVSNPEYVGSSNATLVALVPVFYLLVLIVVPAIISYKIYKE; the protein is encoded by the coding sequence ATGGAAGAAATCAATATGAAGGAAATCATTTTTTTAGCTATCTTTATCATTGTAGGGATTGTACTGTTTCAGCCAATAGTCTCTTACGTTACCTACTTAACTAATCCAGGGTCTTACACTACTTACGTTACGACATCTGGTACCCTAACAGAGACCACATCATCATTCGTTAGTAACCCAGAGTATGTAGGGTCATCTAATGCCACACTAGTTGCATTGGTACCAGTATTCTACTTGTTAGTACTGATTGTGGTACCCGCCATTATTAGTTATAAAATATATAAGGAATGA
- a CDS encoding GTP-binding protein, with the protein MYLISLLGNGDTGKTTSFAKFLLKNNYFLEHQEEAIKNAKFDAEINGKPEDYYQFLLYISPQEKIEERTIYTAQKIMAYHQGKFLPFRTISYLKFTGEKYERVIVESPYKDGFAKGYITFSLQDIGGQFDLFDKQINGLRISDAVIYFADDKTTQKDAENHAKMISAFKLPTFVVINKEDILKEKAIDKLNMILTTFKEHKINVIDKIITSALYKEEEIVKFIENAIKWTIQKEIRIYDKNVFGVIRNVNRSIATMRAYTSLSMPKNSQQYLYTQRKKRFFPNKVKSVEFALKETRMIHKGELVGVAFSENPLPSVVFKEEEHIRNPITNIHLERPLQEGEILFSSFIHSIKGEKYGNLILNEGIGVNELFVIDTINQTIKEIYDLTEFF; encoded by the coding sequence ATGTATTTAATTTCATTGCTTGGCAACGGAGACACCGGTAAAACAACATCATTCGCAAAATTCCTACTAAAGAACAATTACTTCCTAGAACACCAAGAAGAAGCAATAAAAAATGCCAAGTTTGACGCAGAAATAAACGGAAAACCAGAAGACTACTACCAATTCCTCCTCTACATATCACCACAAGAGAAGATAGAGGAAAGAACAATCTACACAGCACAAAAAATAATGGCATACCACCAAGGAAAATTCCTCCCCTTCAGAACAATATCCTACCTAAAATTCACAGGAGAAAAATACGAAAGAGTAATCGTAGAATCACCATACAAAGACGGCTTCGCAAAAGGCTACATCACTTTCTCCCTACAAGACATAGGAGGACAATTCGACCTCTTTGACAAACAAATAAACGGACTAAGAATCTCAGACGCAGTAATATACTTCGCAGACGACAAAACAACACAAAAAGACGCAGAAAACCACGCAAAAATGATCTCAGCCTTCAAACTACCAACATTCGTAGTCATAAACAAAGAAGACATACTAAAAGAAAAAGCAATCGACAAACTAAACATGATACTCACCACCTTCAAAGAACACAAAATAAACGTAATAGACAAAATAATAACATCAGCCCTATACAAAGAAGAAGAAATAGTAAAATTCATAGAAAACGCAATAAAATGGACAATACAAAAAGAAATAAGAATATACGACAAAAACGTATTCGGAGTAATAAGAAACGTAAACAGAAGCATAGCGACAATGAGAGCTTACACTTCGCTTTCCATGCCGAAAAATTCTCAACAATATCTTTATACTCAGAGGAAGAAAAGATTCTTCCCTAATAAGGTTAAAAGCGTGGAATTTGCTCTTAAGGAAACAAGAATGATTCACAAGGGCGAACTTGTAGGAGTTGCTTTCTCCGAGAATCCTTTGCCTTCAGTCGTATTTAAGGAAGAAGAGCACATAAGAAATCCAATAACTAACATCCACTTGGAGAGACCTTTACAAGAAGGAGAAATCCTATTCTCTTCGTTTATACATTCAATAAAAGGTGAAAAGTACGGTAACTTAATCCTTAATGAAGGAATAGGAGTTAACGAACTTTTCGTTATAGATACAATAAATCAAACCATTAAGGAAATTTACGACCTAACGGAATTCTTCTAA
- a CDS encoding HEPN domain-containing protein, protein MQEFTANLYSRAKNFLEAAVYNMKGGYYDISAILFSRAVYLVLVAKLLDSGVEIPWYLDFAGLFRLLKKKLKIDVESEFSELLDAIRIHDCYSTPIEINEDEIKELNEKVKDLFVKLNVT, encoded by the coding sequence ATGCAAGAATTTACGGCTAATTTGTATTCTAGAGCAAAAAATTTTCTAGAGGCTGCGGTTTATAACATGAAAGGAGGATATTATGACATCTCCGCAATATTATTTTCTAGGGCAGTGTATTTAGTTCTAGTTGCCAAGCTTCTAGATTCCGGAGTAGAAATTCCATGGTATCTGGATTTTGCTGGATTATTTAGGCTTTTGAAAAAGAAACTGAAAATAGATGTCGAGAGTGAATTTTCGGAATTACTTGACGCAATTAGGATTCACGACTGTTATTCTACTCCAATTGAGATTAACGAAGATGAAATTAAAGAGTTAAATGAGAAAGTTAAAGATCTCTTCGTAAAACTTAATGTAACTTAA
- a CDS encoding GTP-binding protein: MKKIIINIEGSVNSGKSTLLGYLLWKYSTNKDYIAQKTRLFQIYNKQYKVPVQEYLANLIQITSDETIRQMTSKSHAVNITIGDLQLIAIDIGGHNRYTYQAHLSTVESDTTLFAIPVDEIKEKAYLKNTMLTHLITTYLVRKAFGRTPEFHVIITKIDMEKDYDKYVSQVKSDLDRIGKILGMTDARFYYYTSSIIVKGINDIQAEGQYEELLKNLESTVQTRINSSKTVFHARDVMNPTENIKVLAGRVMSGKIQKNDVLNTPYGEQKVIQIEEFGQKIYAADPTSYIAIRFERDNFPLNFKGGEVLGNFEYFSNGEITLLDLRDTIKRIQEEFELKDEQYYNPPSKIQKGTKFYTTINGYRTALKVEDVISEESKKLRLKVKIEDRVDKISVFGEIRNTGITYEENNKIWGAFIL, from the coding sequence ATGAAGAAGATTATCATCAACATTGAGGGAAGCGTTAACTCCGGTAAATCAACTCTCTTAGGGTATTTACTTTGGAAATATTCAACTAACAAGGACTACATAGCTCAAAAGACCAGATTATTCCAAATATATAATAAGCAGTATAAAGTCCCGGTGCAAGAATATTTGGCAAACCTCATACAAATAACCAGCGACGAAACAATTAGACAAATGACTTCCAAATCTCACGCAGTTAATATAACCATAGGAGACCTCCAATTAATAGCTATAGATATAGGAGGTCATAATAGGTACACTTACCAGGCTCACCTTTCAACAGTTGAGAGCGATACAACGCTTTTCGCAATTCCGGTTGATGAAATAAAGGAGAAGGCTTACCTTAAGAATACAATGCTCACTCATTTAATTACTACTTACCTAGTTAGAAAAGCCTTTGGCAGAACGCCAGAATTCCACGTCATAATAACTAAGATAGACATGGAAAAGGATTATGATAAATACGTTAGTCAAGTTAAGAGCGACCTTGATAGGATAGGCAAAATCCTAGGAATGACTGACGCAAGGTTTTACTACTACACTTCTTCCATAATAGTTAAAGGAATAAATGATATTCAAGCTGAAGGTCAATACGAGGAACTATTAAAGAACCTGGAAAGCACTGTTCAAACTAGAATAAACTCGTCAAAGACAGTCTTTCACGCTAGAGACGTAATGAATCCTACTGAGAATATTAAAGTTCTTGCAGGTAGGGTAATGTCTGGAAAAATACAGAAGAACGACGTGTTAAATACTCCTTACGGTGAGCAAAAAGTAATACAAATTGAGGAATTCGGGCAAAAGATTTACGCTGCAGATCCAACGTCTTATATTGCAATAAGGTTTGAAAGGGACAACTTCCCCTTAAACTTCAAGGGTGGAGAAGTTTTAGGCAATTTTGAATACTTTAGCAATGGCGAAATAACTCTCCTAGACCTTAGGGATACAATAAAGAGAATACAGGAGGAGTTTGAGTTAAAAGATGAGCAGTATTATAATCCTCCATCTAAAATACAGAAGGGAACTAAGTTTTACACTACGATTAACGGTTATAGGACTGCATTAAAGGTTGAAGACGTAATTTCCGAGGAAAGCAAGAAATTAAGGCTGAAGGTAAAAATAGAGGATAGAGTTGATAAGATATCTGTCTTCGGAGAAATAAGGAACACCGGAATAACTTATGAAGAGAATAACAAAATCTGGGGAGCATTCATTTTATGA
- a CDS encoding HEPN domain-containing protein: MGVKGTESLALPGLGVSRNWACFKSQQVAELAVKAYLYGIGQPKAGNSISYLLSLLKDPQEIIDKAKYLDRLYIPTRYPDAWSSSSPSFYYTKNEAEDAIKYAEDIIKFIEEEWKKILLKGE, from the coding sequence ATGGGTGTTAAGGGGACGGAAAGCCTCGCCCTTCCAGGGCTGGGAGTAAGTCGGAATTGGGCTTGTTTTAAGTCACAGCAAGTAGCAGAGTTAGCAGTTAAAGCTTATCTTTACGGTATAGGACAACCTAAAGCAGGAAATTCAATTTCATATTTGCTTTCCTTGTTAAAGGATCCACAAGAAATAATAGATAAGGCAAAGTATCTTGACAGGCTTTATATTCCAACCAGATATCCAGATGCATGGTCTTCAAGCTCTCCAAGTTTTTATTACACAAAAAATGAGGCTGAAGACGCAATTAAATATGCTGAAGATATTATAAAATTCATAGAAGAGGAATGGAAGAAGATATTATTAAAAGGAGAATAA
- a CDS encoding DUF973 family protein, whose translation MINPYADGLKELKKGSLYEILANIISFIGAIILLLLLFTYYGFIISSPTTTTSISNLQLNSSLIGILAAAVIIVIIGAILSIVGIIKLRSGFNLLKNTGLDVSIGSTGATLILISLGILIVGVATVIVIVGIFIIVIAAILELIGGIMLGLGFYNLGKGLNSSTIETAGILIIISGIIDILISVGGILEFIAFILIYTSINDILSKGIPYVQTFSQMLGVIKGNGYAYLNVYSQVEGTIISARIEGTSISSTSITPNKLSVGNNSIIVNFGSVQGLIPYSNYIVSLIVQDNSGRTILIPVNVQYQPY comes from the coding sequence ATGATTAATCCTTACGCCGACGGTTTAAAAGAGTTAAAAAAAGGGTCTTTATACGAGATCTTAGCAAATATAATATCATTTATTGGTGCAATAATACTGCTTCTGTTACTTTTCACCTATTACGGGTTTATTATATCATCGCCTACTACAACTACTAGTATTAGCAATTTACAACTTAATTCCTCGCTAATAGGAATACTTGCAGCAGCAGTTATTATAGTAATTATAGGAGCAATCCTGAGCATTGTAGGCATAATAAAACTTAGGTCTGGATTTAATTTACTTAAGAATACGGGACTTGATGTAAGTATAGGAAGTACTGGCGCAACACTAATTCTTATTTCCTTAGGAATTCTAATAGTTGGAGTTGCCACAGTAATAGTAATAGTAGGTATATTTATCATAGTAATAGCGGCAATCTTAGAACTCATAGGCGGAATTATGCTAGGCTTAGGATTTTACAATTTAGGTAAAGGACTTAATAGTTCTACAATTGAAACTGCGGGTATATTAATAATAATAAGTGGAATAATAGATATACTGATTAGCGTAGGAGGAATTCTTGAGTTCATAGCCTTTATCCTAATTTACACTTCTATAAATGATATTCTCTCTAAAGGAATTCCTTATGTTCAGACCTTTAGTCAAATGCTGGGAGTAATAAAAGGCAACGGGTACGCATATCTAAATGTATATTCTCAGGTTGAAGGGACTATAATAAGCGCAAGAATTGAAGGAACTTCAATAAGCAGTACTTCCATTACGCCAAATAAATTGAGCGTAGGTAATAACTCAATTATAGTCAATTTCGGTAGTGTGCAAGGTTTAATTCCTTACTCCAACTATATTGTAAGCCTCATTGTACAAGATAATTCCGGAAGAACAATTTTAATCCCAGTAAATGTACAATATCAACCCTACTAG
- a CDS encoding cation:proton antiporter, whose translation MDYGALGLSLLLSLVLAFILTRLKLSPIIAYLIGGILASTYLGVNFNSPEFSLITSLALNLLAFEIGTGFDLTKARELFTRAIFVALAELTLILIISYYTGLYILHLGSVGSTFLVLASIDTSTSIIYKLTEGKTIRDKDLLIAVASIEDIEVFFIYSVIVALGGNFSFIKITTVIIEVVVASMILYVFARFLFQRVLFSPSKVEDESIIILLPIALVFIFSYISSITGVPTTLTMILAGIAFSSVSGSEKVIKTIAPVREFALIFFFLAVGGLLKINESLIGFFVVSLLIISIKYFSFSTASWLTGTNFVQSYTNGIYMIPLSEFGIIVTLDALEEGVNVYTVYLISITVVIASSIIATVLVPRIQKISTFISEIYSRSRILPQLDSAIIWFNRTVIRQITPFSKSEITRASLRLIVLILLPFAIFPLFHRLSSFIPSDLGFLFYTIFVVESVIASLLLYNFSLSSMRIYYIIVGEIFIRIQKVKSRSFKEFWRGILDFAGIGSIFFLILSSLFYLFLEMSSLLAYDPPLISFPIQLVSLVIIVIYISRRDFKKISKFSMYSRRKPSYKKVIKITSIAIQRYKKESDNNKEKEKILGIIHIRVK comes from the coding sequence GTGGATTATGGAGCCCTAGGGCTTTCCTTACTTCTATCTTTAGTGCTTGCGTTCATCTTAACAAGGCTTAAACTCTCTCCCATTATAGCTTACCTCATTGGAGGAATTCTCGCTTCAACTTATTTGGGTGTAAATTTCAATTCTCCAGAGTTCTCCCTTATCACCTCATTAGCGCTGAACCTCTTAGCATTTGAAATAGGTACAGGCTTTGATTTAACTAAAGCAAGAGAGTTATTTACTAGAGCGATTTTCGTTGCCCTAGCAGAGCTAACGCTTATTCTTATTATTTCTTATTATACTGGGCTCTATATCCTTCATTTAGGTTCAGTAGGCTCAACATTTCTAGTCCTAGCTTCAATAGATACTAGTACATCAATTATTTACAAGCTTACAGAAGGCAAAACGATAAGAGATAAGGATTTACTAATAGCTGTAGCCTCAATAGAAGATATTGAAGTATTCTTTATTTACTCTGTAATTGTAGCATTAGGTGGTAATTTCTCCTTTATAAAAATAACTACTGTAATTATTGAAGTCGTAGTAGCGTCCATGATACTTTACGTATTTGCCAGGTTTCTCTTCCAGAGAGTTTTATTTTCTCCAAGTAAAGTAGAAGACGAAAGCATAATTATTCTCTTACCTATAGCACTAGTTTTTATCTTCTCTTATATTTCGTCTATCACTGGAGTTCCAACGACTTTAACAATGATATTAGCAGGAATAGCTTTTTCCTCCGTTAGCGGTAGCGAAAAAGTGATAAAAACCATTGCACCAGTGAGAGAATTCGCATTAATTTTCTTCTTTCTAGCAGTGGGAGGGCTCTTGAAAATTAATGAAAGTTTGATAGGATTCTTCGTGGTCTCTCTCCTTATAATCAGTATAAAATATTTCTCCTTCAGTACAGCCTCTTGGTTAACCGGAACTAACTTTGTTCAATCTTATACAAACGGAATTTACATGATTCCCTTGAGTGAATTTGGAATTATAGTTACACTCGACGCATTAGAGGAAGGAGTTAACGTTTATACTGTCTATCTTATTTCCATTACAGTAGTTATAGCCTCTAGCATAATCGCTACGGTTCTGGTACCGAGAATTCAAAAAATATCAACATTTATTAGTGAAATATATTCTAGATCAAGAATTTTACCTCAGTTAGATTCAGCTATAATTTGGTTTAACAGAACAGTTATAAGGCAAATAACTCCGTTTAGCAAATCTGAAATAACTAGGGCTTCTCTTAGATTAATAGTTCTCATACTTCTGCCTTTTGCAATATTTCCTCTCTTTCATAGGCTTTCTAGTTTTATTCCTTCAGACTTAGGCTTTCTATTCTACACGATCTTTGTAGTAGAGTCCGTCATTGCTTCGTTATTACTTTATAATTTTTCATTATCATCTATGAGGATATATTATATCATAGTGGGTGAAATATTTATAAGAATACAGAAAGTTAAAAGCAGGTCTTTTAAGGAATTTTGGAGAGGAATTTTAGATTTTGCAGGAATTGGAAGTATATTCTTCCTTATTTTATCCTCATTATTTTATCTATTTTTAGAAATGTCGTCACTACTAGCTTACGATCCGCCACTTATAAGCTTCCCGATACAACTCGTCTCGTTAGTTATTATCGTTATCTATATTAGCAGGAGAGATTTTAAGAAAATATCAAAATTTTCAATGTATTCTAGGAGAAAGCCCAGTTATAAAAAAGTTATTAAGATAACAAGTATTGCAATACAAAGGTACAAAAAAGAGAGTGACAATAATAAAGAAAAAGAGAAAATATTGGGCATAATCCATATAAGGGTAAAGTAA
- a CDS encoding nucleotidyltransferase domain-containing protein, whose amino-acid sequence MLNLSLENIELFRIATRKLIRDDVLAIIFFGSRVIGKYRKDSDVDVLVIIKKGWNRDFSKERLSFLKETGIRLDTTVFDEEQFEENLTLGTLMMGVSIAYCVTYDKIHAYEKINAFAEEVRKYNAVLELPYGKFIVGKTIRKRFGDL is encoded by the coding sequence TTGCTGAATCTTTCCTTAGAAAATATAGAATTATTTAGGATAGCAACGCGAAAGTTAATCAGAGATGACGTATTGGCTATAATATTTTTCGGCAGTAGAGTCATAGGAAAATATAGAAAGGATTCAGACGTGGATGTCCTAGTTATTATTAAAAAAGGATGGAATAGGGATTTCTCAAAGGAGAGACTATCCTTCCTCAAAGAGACGGGAATCAGACTAGATACTACAGTATTTGATGAGGAACAATTTGAAGAAAACTTAACACTAGGAACTCTAATGATGGGCGTAAGTATAGCATATTGCGTGACTTATGATAAAATTCATGCATACGAAAAGATAAATGCTTTTGCTGAGGAGGTAAGAAAATATAATGCAGTCCTCGAACTACCTTATGGGAAATTCATAGTAGGAAAAACTATCAGAAAGCGTTTCGGTGATCTATGA
- a CDS encoding MarR family transcriptional regulator, with product MNVKLHYLTYERTVAKTKILLVLAKRGLLTLEDLERCTKIPRASILKNLSELKKEGKITRGTVYTL from the coding sequence ATTAACGTTAAATTACATTATTTAACGTATGAAAGAACTGTCGCAAAAACAAAAATACTCCTTGTATTAGCAAAGAGGGGTTTATTAACTTTAGAAGACCTGGAAAGATGTACAAAAATTCCACGCGCTTCGATTCTAAAGAATTTGTCAGAATTGAAGAAGGAAGGTAAAATAACAAGGGGTACTGTATATACATTGTAG
- a CDS encoding DUF5493 family protein gives MSALGDVIYILGILIPLLGLVVRNYLIDLLGFIMGTMGFLVFVQNYTDITFSASNFYLALLPLAFGLMDFAFFFNWLKEEYV, from the coding sequence ATGAGTGCGTTAGGGGACGTAATCTATATATTAGGTATTCTAATCCCTCTTCTAGGTTTGGTCGTAAGAAACTACCTAATCGATTTGTTAGGATTTATTATGGGCACAATGGGCTTTCTTGTATTCGTGCAAAACTATACGGACATAACATTTTCAGCGTCAAACTTCTATCTCGCTCTTCTGCCACTCGCGTTCGGACTCATGGACTTTGCCTTCTTCTTCAACTGGCTCAAGGAGGAATATGTGTGA
- a CDS encoding integrase, with the protein MVIAFIEKFFQTNINVSPRQDSNLRQPALQAGFRGYPPKTPNSNNVELNEVRMNGFDLTPSNNSEISASDLLKFEFALRQKKIADRTIKEYVNCVKQGRKESNNCIKAWRNFYRLVLNRDPPENLKPKKTKPDLRVPTLEEVKRTLEVVKSNYSLYLLYRLLLESGSRESEALKVINNYDEKNEIKEEGFSIYILNWTRGQKKSFYLFHVTQLQQVRITKDQVSSFVKRHDIVPPKYIRKFFATKALELGIPSEIVNFIQGRTPSEVLTKHYLDLLTLAKKEYKKYMEWLYTNVYKE; encoded by the coding sequence GTGGTCATTGCATTTATAGAGAAATTCTTTCAAACCAACATAAATGTAAGCCCCCGGCAGGACTCGAACCTGCGACAACCGGCTCTGCAGGCCGGTTTTAGGGGGTACCCCCCTAAAACCCCCAATTCCAATAACGTTGAATTGAATGAAGTTAGAATGAATGGCTTTGATCTAACGCCTTCTAACAACTCTGAAATTTCCGCGAGTGATTTGCTCAAATTCGAATTTGCACTTAGACAGAAAAAAATTGCGGATAGGACAATAAAAGAATATGTCAACTGTGTAAAGCAGGGAAGAAAAGAATCGAATAACTGTATCAAAGCATGGAGGAATTTCTATCGCTTAGTCTTAAACAGAGACCCGCCCGAAAACCTTAAGCCGAAAAAGACGAAACCTGATTTACGAGTCCCCACATTGGAAGAAGTTAAGAGGACGCTTGAAGTTGTAAAGTCTAATTATTCCTTATATTTATTATACCGGCTTTTACTGGAAAGCGGTTCAAGGGAATCTGAAGCCCTCAAAGTGATTAATAATTATGACGAGAAAAACGAAATTAAGGAAGAAGGTTTCAGCATATATATTCTCAACTGGACTAGGGGGCAGAAAAAGAGCTTCTACTTATTCCACGTTACGCAGTTACAACAAGTAAGAATTACAAAAGATCAGGTTTCCAGTTTTGTCAAACGGCATGACATTGTGCCACCTAAGTATATCAGAAAATTCTTTGCCACTAAAGCCTTAGAGTTAGGTATTCCATCAGAAATAGTAAACTTCATTCAAGGAAGGACTCCTAGTGAGGTTTTGACAAAGCATTACCTGGACTTACTCACTTTGGCAAAAAAGGAGTATAAGAAGTATATGGAGTGGTTGTATACAAACGTATACAAGGAATGA
- a CDS encoding lysine exporter LysO family protein — protein sequence MFFTLTFISLYVVSLILGRKINIPQIFSDGIVLILIFTISFWGGNLISAEYVGSIILVSFISSLVIVTITYFLGSFINERTEEGKIKGVDIKTQLKYLLPLIIGFLVGLITRFYSLIISDSVFDEIIDWELYVLAVIIGISIGKELKKELMKRISRFAIFSVIIAIIGGIISSVILFLFLSIRPFNLALAISLGSGWYSYTGPIVAKYYGPIYGVIAFLVNFLREQFTFSLLPIFLRIRSTPLGAVAVGGATSMDTTLGFYVDVLGYEYGVGAMINGVVLTLIVPLILPIILSF from the coding sequence ATGTTCTTCACTCTTACTTTTATCTCACTTTACGTAGTTTCCCTCATACTTGGACGTAAAATTAATATTCCTCAGATTTTCTCTGATGGTATAGTCCTAATCCTAATTTTCACAATTTCCTTCTGGGGAGGTAATCTAATTTCTGCAGAATACGTTGGGAGTATCATTTTAGTTTCCTTCATATCTTCTTTGGTAATAGTCACGATTACTTACTTCTTGGGGTCATTTATAAATGAAAGAACTGAGGAGGGAAAGATAAAAGGGGTTGATATAAAAACTCAACTTAAGTACTTATTGCCATTAATAATAGGTTTCTTAGTAGGTCTCATAACTAGGTTCTATTCTCTTATAATAAGTGACAGCGTATTTGACGAGATAATAGATTGGGAATTATATGTCCTTGCAGTCATAATAGGCATAAGCATTGGTAAGGAGTTGAAGAAGGAATTAATGAAGAGAATAAGTAGGTTTGCCATATTCTCTGTAATTATAGCAATAATAGGGGGAATAATTTCGTCAGTAATACTATTTTTATTTCTCTCCATAAGACCTTTCAATTTAGCGTTGGCAATATCTTTGGGTTCAGGGTGGTATTCTTATACTGGGCCTATAGTTGCAAAGTATTATGGACCTATTTATGGCGTAATAGCGTTCCTAGTTAACTTCTTAAGAGAACAATTCACTTTCTCGCTATTACCTATTTTCCTTAGAATTAGGTCTACTCCTTTGGGGGCAGTAGCAGTTGGAGGGGCTACTTCTATGGACACTACTTTGGGATTTTACGTGGACGTTTTAGGTTATGAATACGGAGTAGGAGCAATGATAAATGGAGTAGTTCTGACTTTAATAGTACCTTTAATTTTACCCATTATTCTTTCCTTCTGA
- a CDS encoding B277 family protein, whose product MANGDGKLVSVWEEELKKAQSLEELKQKYEEAVKQIADGKDLRKLYKVYQKREFELKKAQFEQLKQELSQKKKKFKKQKVDVQVKVVKKWINSRLFTAEHYIAMLQQSKDGLQLLFLRRAKLVENQGYLMLEVKKLKKTWVLNGEPLLLERSKFPLGKKFVAVWFTLPDFPYTLDLTVDEKIKQLTLKTLNAPQILHSLIKTKFFEALARVGSGPDLLMLIVGAVMGIGIGLGIGFGIANANLSHILAQHVTNSTVTHIPTTTSTTTTTPSFTIPSNSSKVS is encoded by the coding sequence ATGGCTAACGGGGACGGAAAGTTAGTTTCGGTTTGGGAAGAAGAGCTGAAGAAAGCCCAATCTTTAGAAGAGCTAAAGCAAAAGTATGAGGAGGCAGTAAAGCAGATAGCAGACGGGAAAGATCTCAGGAAGCTCTACAAGGTCTATCAGAAGAGGGAATTTGAGCTCAAAAAGGCACAGTTTGAGCAACTTAAACAAGAGCTGTCTCAGAAGAAGAAGAAGTTTAAGAAGCAGAAAGTTGATGTTCAGGTAAAGGTCGTCAAAAAATGGATTAACTCACGGCTGTTTACGGCTGAACATTACATTGCAATGCTGCAGCAGAGTAAAGATGGTCTGCAGCTGCTATTTCTAAGGAGGGCAAAACTAGTCGAAAACCAAGGCTATCTTATGTTGGAGGTAAAGAAACTAAAGAAGACGTGGGTGTTGAATGGTGAACCTCTTCTTCTCGAAAGGAGTAAATTCCCCCTAGGGAAAAAGTTCGTGGCGGTCTGGTTTACTTTACCTGACTTTCCTTACACTTTAGACTTGACTGTGGACGAGAAGATTAAGCAACTGACGCTCAAGACGCTGAATGCCCCGCAAATACTACATTCATTGATAAAAACGAAATTCTTTGAGGCCCTTGCAAGAGTAGGATCAGGGCCCGACTTGTTGATGTTGATTGTCGGTGCGGTGATGGGGATTGGCATAGGGTTAGGAATAGGCTTTGGAATAGCTAACGCAAACCTTAGCCATATCTTGGCTCAGCATGTGACAAACAGTACTGTGACACACATACCAACTACTACATCAACGACAACTACAACTCCTAGTTTCACGATTCCATCAAATAGTTCAAAGGTGAGCTGA
- a CDS encoding nucleotidyltransferase domain-containing protein: MKEVYVVGSGARGDYLATSDIDLVIISDDFKGMRYIDRMEKLSKYRRAKIDYFTFTTEEWENPQSLYIEEMKKEAKKLD, from the coding sequence GTGAAAGAAGTTTATGTAGTAGGTTCCGGAGCCAGAGGAGATTATCTAGCTACAAGCGATATTGATTTAGTAATTATATCAGACGATTTTAAAGGTATGAGGTATATAGATAGAATGGAGAAGTTAAGTAAATATAGGAGGGCTAAAATAGATTATTTTACTTTTACCACTGAGGAGTGGGAAAATCCTCAGTCATTATATATTGAGGAAATGAAGAAAGAAGCAAAGAAATTGGACTGA
- a CDS encoding HEPN domain-containing protein translates to MANASAFWAQKSAEKALKALLINFGKKITLLRNYSLFLITSFCLRYVYIVLSKSIDELQTDDELCSRG, encoded by the coding sequence CTGGCTAATGCTTCAGCTTTTTGGGCTCAAAAATCTGCAGAAAAAGCGTTAAAAGCTTTACTCATTAATTTTGGTAAGAAAATAACTCTTTTACGTAACTATTCGTTATTTTTAATAACTTCGTTTTGCTTACGATATGTTTATATTGTATTATCGAAGTCTATTGATGAGCTCCAAACTGATGACGAGCTCTGCTCACGAGGATGA